The following proteins are encoded in a genomic region of Drosophila willistoni isolate 14030-0811.24 chromosome 3R, UCI_dwil_1.1, whole genome shotgun sequence:
- the LOC6651382 gene encoding uncharacterized protein LOC6651382 has product MPKRRPGTDGCQGAKGSSQLGVGLVGGVQRGAGDAGSILFAFLAAVSFHGMQAPLAADAAPLGDNATLITTATTTAATSMMATTMVELQLDLRLNTNQVGIGQMGTTLAGDDEEQHQPQQQGQRQTTGDIWSETLDTATLTKGFSIPTYLPPFPEFIPADLPQRLTNATATRTDHGSKEEKRNESDLGNGKPISNEPQSRLHAYNSEQKELQLKREKQLAKERASGHQRQLSLPPLNASVQAGQHAYLPCQLHQHSNKPLSWVRLRDEHIIAVDHTTFINDARFASLLQQSTANTSIPIANLSTSASRFNPESGNGSSGLGWTLQIKYVKLEDAGWYECQLATEPKMSAKVQLFVITPRTELIGDQQRFVKAGSRVELHCIVRGTLEAPKYIFWYRGEEQVTSDAEAENENKPSSKTQSGWYTQIDRNIFGSTEHNRNTIGSLIIPLVRKTHSGNYTCEPENSAAVSMQLHVLSGEYSASAIMSTANGLHRHGHGYSSLHQWLIFLLVALNKT; this is encoded by the exons ATGCCCAAACGGAGACCAGGTACTGACGGATGCCAAGGAGCCAAAGGAAGCAGCCAACTTGGAGTTGGACTCGTCGGTGGAGTTCAACGGGGAGCCGGGGATGCTGGCAGCATTCTGTTCGCATTTCTGGCAGCTGTCAGCTTTCATGGCATGCAGGCGC CATTGGCAGCGGATGCGGCTCCTCTGGGTGACAACGCAACGCTAattacaacagcaacaacaacagctgcaACATCGATGATGGCTACAACAATGGTGGAACTGCAATTGGACCTCAGATTGAACACCAATCAAGTTGGCATTGGACAGATGGGGACAACGTTGGCAGGCGACGATGAGGAACAGCACCAGCCACAGCAGCAGGGACAACGACAAACAACGGGTGACATTTGGAGTGAAACGCTGGATACAGCCACGCTGACAAAGGGTTTCTCCATACCCACGTATTTGCCACCCTTTCCGGAATTCATACCAGCCGACTTGCCACAAAGGCTAACCAATGCAACGGCCACGAGAACAGATCATGGGAGCAAGGAGGAGAAAAGAAATGAATCAGACTTGGGAAACGGCAAGCCCATTTCTAATGAGCCTCAATCTCGATTGCATGCCTACAATAGTGAACAAAAGGAGCTACAATTGAAAAGGGAGAAACAACTGGCCAAAGAGAGGGCCAGTGGCCATCAACGTCAGCTTAGTTTGCCACCGCTGAATGCCAGCGTCCAGGCGGGCCAGCATGCCTATCTGCCATGCCAG TTGCATCAACACTCAAACAAACCCCTTTCCTGGGTCCGTTTACGAGATGAACATATCATTGCTGTGGATCACACAACCTTCATCAATGATGCGCGATTTGCCTCACTCCTGCAGCAGTCCACAGCGAATACCAGCATCCCCATAGCCAATCTCTCAACATCTGCATCACGTTTTAATCCCGAAAGTGGAAATGGTAGCAGCGGATTAGGCTGGACGCTGCAAATCAAATATGTGAAACTCGAGGATGCTGGCTGGTATGAATGCCAGTTGGCAACCGAACCAAAAATGAGCGCCAAAGTTCAGCTATTTGTGATAA CACCCCGAACTGAACTAATTGGTGATCAGCAGCGATTCGTAAAGGCTGGCAGCCGAGTGGAACTACATTGCATTGTCCGTGGCACATTGGAGGCACCAAAATACATATTCTGGTATCGTGGCGAGGAGCAGGTGACATCCGATGCCGAAGCAGAGAATGAGAATAAGCCCAGCTCAAAAACCCAAAGCGGTTGGTATACACAAATAGATAGAAACATATTTGGCAGCACCGAACACAATCGAAATACG ATTGGATCCCTGATCATTCCCTTGGTGCGTAAGACCCATTCCGGGAATTATACTTGCGAACCCGAAAATAGTGCAGCAGTTTCCATGCAATTGCATGTTTTGAGTG GTGAATATTCCGCCTCGGCTATTATGTCAACGGCGAATGGACTTCATCGACATGGTCATGGTTATAGCAGTCTTCATCAATGGTTAATTTTTCTATTGGTGGCCTTGAATAAAACATGA
- the LOC6651384 gene encoding uncharacterized protein LOC6651384, protein MKTMKSTRNRSVAAKVLGAPSEEQIIGILRTCAKYFNDKNQLFKKVVPILEMINFVPIFSSGQLNRQELQRLVPIIAKELTQLTLRMNDILPLYLLCQSLNVKTMPRLKSCFVLSSGTVEETNHLILLGLLLPQLEVLRVFAPVNGDFPVLRKLRSLQLNHGISKVALSQLFRNSLQLENFVLTDETLKMNNWYVNVTGIEKCRKLRELVLPLYHQPSVSLCKLANLTKLSLHHQMPWTGQHWLSIITPIIHAKRHELQCLTLDGSYLTVPLNLFNLQLLQCTALSKLCLSNCTLADSLVSTVPLSCQHLSFRRCVIGKLDCHLKAHALMQLLELFDCELLTAAGPSNHVLQTVLWLRKHQPTLNAIHVLYSQTINLRKEMEMWPINHLLENTPWIQIHELQPQATQLWQQPLGTITMQFGHPVNYMPDMEEQQTGQHLNRITAADIIKDIDKSMIGH, encoded by the coding sequence ATGAAGACTATGAAGTCCACAAGGAATCGCAGTGTTGCCGCCAAAGTATTGGGTGCCCCCAGTGAGGAGCAAATAATTGGAATACTTCGCACTTGCGCCAAGTACTTCAATGATAAAAATCAGCTCTTCAAGAAAGTGGTACCCATACTGGAGATGATAAACTTTGTACCCATATTTTCCAGCGGCCAGCTGAATCGACAGGAACTCCAAAGGCTTGTACCCATAATAGCCAAGGAATTGACGCAACTAACTCTCCGGATGAATGACATTTTGCCTTTGTATCTATTGTGTCAGTCGTTGAATGTTAAGACAATGCCCAGGCTAAAATCCTGCTTTGTCTTATCGAGTGGGACTGTGGAGGAAACAAATCACCTGATTCTATTAGGGCTCCTGCTGCCGCAATTGGAAGTGTTGCGTGTCTTTGCTCCAGTCAATGGAGATTTTCCAGTCCTGCGGAAGCTGCGTAGTCTGCAATTGAACCACGGCATAAGCAAAGTCGCCCTGTCGCAACTGTTCCGGAATTCCTTGCAGCTGGAGAATTTTGTGCTCACAGACGAGACGCTAAAGATGAATAATTGGTATGTGAATGTAACTGGGATTGAGAAGTGCCGAAAGCTAAGAGAATTGGTTCTACCACTTTACCATCAGCCATCGGTAAGCTTATGCAAATTGGCCAATCTCACCAAGCTGTCGCTGCATCATCAAATGCCCTGGACGGGCCAACACTGGTTGTCCATCATAACGCCGATTATACATGCCAAAAGACACGAGCTCCAATGCCTTACCCTGGATGGGTCTTACCTAACTGTTCCGCTCAATCTCTTTAACCTGCAGCTCCTCCAGTGCACCGCTCTCTCGAAACTGTGCCTTAGCAACTGCACGTTGGCCGACAGTCTGGTGTCCACTGTACCACTTTCTTGCCAGCATTTAAGCTTTCGCCGTTGCGTCATTGGTAAGCTGGATTGTCATTTAAAGGCCCACGCTTTAATGCAACTTCTGGAACTATTTGATTGTGAGCTGCTTACAGCAGCCGGTCCCTCCAATCATGTCCTGCAAACTGTTCTTTGGCTCCGCAAGCATCAGCCCACTTTAAATGCCATTCATGTGCTTTATTCGCAAACCATCAATTTGCgtaaagaaatggaaatgtggCCTATCAATCATTTGCTAGAAAATACTCCATGGATTCAGATACATGAACTTCAACCGCAGGCTACACAACTATGGCAACAACCTTTGGGTACCATAACCATGCAGTTTGGTCACCCTGTAAACTATATGCCAGACATGGAGGAACAGCAAACCGGACAACATCTGAATCGTATAACTGCTGCTGATATAATCAAGGATATAGACAAATCAATGATTGGTCACTAG